A region from the Geobacter benzoatilyticus genome encodes:
- a CDS encoding flagellin — protein MALTVNTNVPSLNAQRNLNLTQVALNKSLQRLSSGLRINSAADDAAGLAISEGMRADIRSMNQAVRNANDGVSMVQVAEGALNEVSNILGRMRELSTQASTGTLATAQRSYINNEFGRLASEITRIANATKFNGIGLLSAAKTINIQVGIKNAAAVDRIGVSFAKMDATALSVTAGFTTATAAQSMLVKLDSAIQTVSKQRANLGAAQNRFQSVIANLQVSVENTSAAESRIRDVDVAEESAALTRGQILVQAGTAILSQANQLPQNALSLLR, from the coding sequence ATGGCACTCACAGTCAACACTAACGTACCGTCCCTGAATGCACAGCGCAACCTCAACCTAACCCAGGTAGCACTCAACAAATCCCTGCAGCGCCTCTCTTCTGGCCTTCGGATCAACAGCGCCGCCGACGATGCCGCTGGCCTCGCCATCTCCGAGGGGATGCGGGCAGACATCCGCTCCATGAACCAGGCTGTCCGCAATGCCAATGACGGCGTCTCCATGGTTCAGGTAGCTGAAGGTGCCCTGAACGAAGTGAGCAACATCCTGGGCCGTATGCGCGAACTCTCAACCCAGGCATCCACCGGTACCCTCGCAACAGCTCAGCGCTCCTACATCAATAACGAATTTGGTCGCCTTGCTTCTGAAATCACCCGTATTGCCAATGCGACCAAGTTCAACGGCATTGGTTTGCTTTCAGCCGCAAAAACGATCAATATTCAGGTTGGCATCAAGAACGCTGCCGCTGTCGACCGTATTGGCGTCTCCTTTGCGAAAATGGATGCTACTGCTCTCAGCGTAACCGCTGGGTTTACCACTGCCACCGCTGCTCAGTCTATGCTCGTTAAACTTGACTCCGCCATTCAAACGGTGTCTAAACAACGCGCTAACCTCGGTGCCGCACAGAACCGGTTTCAGTCGGTTATCGCCAACCTCCAGGTTTCAGTGGAGAACACATCGGCTGCCGAATCCCGTATCCGCGACGTAGACGTGGCCGAAGAGTCCGCAGCTCTTACCCGCGGTCAGATCCTGGTTCAGGCCGGCACTGCCATCCTGTCTCAGGCGAACCAGCTGCCGCAGAACGCATTGTCTCTGCTGCGCTAA
- a CDS encoding flagellin, which yields MALTVNTNVPSLNAQRNLNLTQVALNKSLQRLSSGLRINSAADDAAGLAISEGMRADIRSMNQAVRNANDGVSMVQVAEGAMNEVSNILGRMRELSTQASTGTLATAQRSYINNEFGRLASEITRIANATKFNGIDLLASTKTINIQVGIKNNAAVDRIGVALTRMTASVLGIASGFTSAGTAQAMLTKLDTAIQTVSKQRASLGAAQNRFQSVIANLQVSVENTSAAESRIRDVDVAEESAALTRGQILVQAGTAILSQANQLPQNALSLLR from the coding sequence ATGGCACTCACAGTCAACACCAACGTACCGTCCCTGAACGCCCAGCGCAACCTCAACCTTACCCAGGTAGCCCTCAACAAGTCACTGCAGCGCCTATCTTCCGGTCTGCGGATCAACAGTGCCGCCGACGATGCCGCCGGTCTCGCCATCTCCGAGGGGATGCGGGCAGACATCCGCTCCATGAACCAGGCCGTTCGCAACGCCAATGACGGGGTTTCCATGGTTCAGGTTGCTGAAGGCGCCATGAACGAGGTAAGCAACATCCTGGGCCGTATGCGCGAACTCTCTACCCAGGCATCCACCGGTACCCTCGCAACAGCTCAGCGCTCCTACATCAACAACGAATTCGGCCGTCTCGCTTCCGAGATCACCCGTATCGCCAATGCGACCAAGTTCAACGGTATTGATCTACTTGCCTCCACAAAAACAATCAATATCCAGGTTGGTATCAAGAATAACGCGGCTGTTGACCGGATCGGCGTGGCACTTACAAGAATGACTGCTTCGGTACTGGGTATAGCTTCCGGTTTTACTTCAGCAGGAACTGCCCAAGCCATGCTTACCAAGCTTGATACAGCCATTCAAACGGTATCCAAGCAGCGCGCAAGCCTTGGCGCTGCCCAGAACCGGTTCCAGTCGGTCATCGCCAACCTCCAGGTTTCCGTGGAGAATACCTCGGCCGCCGAATCCCGCATCCGCGACGTAGACGTGGCTGAAGAGTCCGCAGCTCTTACCCGCGGCCAGATTCTGGTCCAGGCGGGTACGGCCATCCTGTCCCAGGCGAACCAACTGCCGCAGAACGCATTGTCACTGCTGCGGTAA
- the flgK gene encoding flagellar hook-associated protein FlgK, translating into MSIQSILDIGKSGITAQRLALEVTSENITNVNTPGYSRQTTIFQTSFVTEERGFPLGTGVNVAEIQRAYDDFLQTQLKTEASTTGWSSTVLASMKRAEQLFNEFTADGLGKSMQEFFAAWQDLTANPQGQPERQAVLARAQQVVDQFHRINGYLTDIKREANQSLEGITSDVNESLTRIASLNDQIKLIEIRGARANELRDQRDLLVRQLSEKVGITYLEQTDGTLNVSLSLGPPLVLGNKAAELSLEPDAANNGYYKIFATSPGDNTAVDISSIVGGPNNSQGRMGGTLQVRDSLVNGFLSDLDELASSLATEVNSLHSAGFGLNSSTGLDFFTAPTVTSGYSGIGGIQLAISKTADIAAASVDPVTGGTGNNLNSRAIASVYDKVLATSGGNMTMEAFYNALVGKVGVAVQDAQRSSDLSEGIIKQLDTLRESQSGVSLDEELANLIKYQKAYEGAAKLVNVGTEMLDTILGLIR; encoded by the coding sequence ATGAGCATCCAGAGCATTCTCGATATCGGCAAGAGCGGCATCACCGCCCAACGGCTCGCCCTTGAGGTAACCAGCGAGAACATCACCAACGTCAATACTCCCGGCTATTCGCGGCAGACTACTATCTTCCAGACCTCGTTCGTCACCGAGGAGCGGGGCTTCCCCCTCGGGACCGGGGTGAACGTGGCGGAGATTCAGCGGGCCTACGATGACTTTCTCCAGACCCAGCTAAAGACCGAAGCCTCCACTACTGGCTGGAGCAGCACGGTTCTTGCCTCCATGAAGCGGGCCGAGCAGCTCTTCAACGAGTTCACCGCCGACGGTCTCGGCAAGTCGATGCAGGAATTTTTTGCCGCTTGGCAAGACCTGACCGCCAACCCTCAGGGGCAGCCTGAGCGGCAGGCGGTTCTGGCCCGTGCCCAGCAGGTTGTGGACCAGTTTCACCGGATCAACGGTTACCTTACCGACATCAAGCGCGAAGCAAACCAGTCCCTGGAGGGGATTACCTCCGATGTTAATGAGAGCCTCACCCGGATTGCTTCCCTCAACGATCAGATTAAGCTGATTGAGATCCGGGGCGCACGGGCCAACGAACTGCGCGACCAGCGGGACCTGCTGGTGCGGCAGCTCTCGGAAAAGGTGGGAATCACCTATCTGGAACAAACCGACGGGACCCTCAATGTCAGCCTCAGTCTCGGTCCGCCGCTGGTGCTCGGCAACAAGGCCGCGGAGCTGTCCCTCGAGCCCGATGCCGCTAACAACGGATACTACAAGATCTTCGCCACCTCTCCCGGTGATAATACGGCTGTCGACATCAGCAGCATCGTCGGCGGTCCAAACAACAGCCAGGGGCGCATGGGGGGGACTCTCCAGGTACGCGATTCGCTGGTCAACGGTTTCCTCTCCGACCTGGATGAACTGGCCTCTTCTCTGGCTACGGAAGTCAACAGTCTCCACTCGGCAGGATTTGGCCTTAATAGCTCCACGGGGCTCGATTTCTTTACTGCCCCGACAGTCACGAGCGGGTACAGCGGCATCGGGGGTATACAGCTCGCCATCTCGAAAACCGCCGACATCGCTGCTGCCAGCGTTGATCCGGTCACTGGTGGTACCGGCAACAACCTGAACTCCCGGGCCATCGCCAGCGTCTATGACAAGGTGCTGGCCACCTCCGGCGGTAACATGACCATGGAAGCCTTCTACAATGCCCTGGTGGGGAAGGTTGGCGTTGCCGTGCAGGATGCCCAGCGCTCTTCGGACCTGAGCGAGGGAATCATTAAGCAGCTCGACACCCTGCGGGAATCACAGTCCGGGGTCTCCCTGGACGAGGAACTTGCCAACCTGATTAAATATCAGAAGGCCTACGAAGGGGCTGCGAAGCTGGTTAACGTCGGCACCGAGATGCTGGACACGATCCTCGGCCTCATCCGCTAG
- a CDS encoding flagellar assembly protein FliW yields the protein MKIETSRFGQIDIEDDKIITLPDGMLGFTGTRFILLTPEKPTPFRWLQSVDDPALAFVVVDAQQVLPDYAVSLTSEEYTRLALDEKTEVVILLVVTLAGESGSITVNLQGPVVLNPNRMLAKQIVLEGNRFPTKFPLFGTDTVDKNSGACCSR from the coding sequence GTGAAAATAGAAACATCTCGTTTTGGTCAGATTGATATTGAAGATGACAAGATAATTACCTTGCCTGACGGCATGCTGGGTTTTACCGGAACCCGCTTCATCCTTCTTACTCCGGAGAAACCGACTCCCTTCCGTTGGCTCCAATCCGTGGACGATCCAGCCCTTGCTTTTGTGGTGGTGGACGCGCAACAAGTGCTCCCCGATTACGCTGTTTCCCTCACGTCGGAGGAATATACGCGACTGGCTCTCGACGAGAAAACGGAGGTTGTTATCCTCCTTGTGGTGACGCTTGCCGGCGAATCAGGAAGTATCACTGTGAACCTGCAAGGACCGGTCGTTCTAAATCCCAACCGGATGCTTGCGAAGCAGATTGTCCTTGAAGGAAACCGGTTCCCCACCAAGTTTCCTCTCTTTGGTACGGATACAGTCGATAAGAATTCAGGGGCCTGTTGCTCGCGATAA
- the fliS gene encoding flagellar export chaperone FliS → MVTAFNQYQDTQVTTASPEKILLMLYDGAINFTRIAREKMEQGDVAEKARFIGKGLAIVTELMNTLNHDVGGEMSKRLEQLYIYIIDEYTAANINNSVKSLDNVLKILSALRETWAEAIEIWRKERIAGGAPELRLPAQAAV, encoded by the coding sequence ATGGTAACAGCGTTCAATCAATATCAGGATACTCAGGTGACTACGGCAAGCCCGGAGAAGATTCTACTGATGCTTTATGATGGAGCCATAAACTTTACGCGTATTGCCCGTGAGAAGATGGAGCAGGGAGATGTGGCGGAAAAGGCAAGATTCATAGGTAAGGGCCTCGCCATTGTCACGGAACTGATGAATACGCTGAACCACGACGTGGGCGGTGAGATGTCGAAACGGCTGGAGCAGCTCTATATCTATATCATTGATGAGTATACCGCTGCGAATATCAACAATTCCGTGAAGTCTCTGGACAATGTCCTCAAAATTCTGTCGGCCCTGCGGGAGACCTGGGCCGAGGCCATTGAAATCTGGCGTAAGGAACGTATTGCCGGGGGCGCTCCTGAGTTGCGATTGCCGGCTCAGGCGGCGGTTTAG
- the flgL gene encoding flagellar hook-associated protein FlgL, with protein sequence MRVTQNTTANLVANNLQVIRRRTEELEQQASTGLKVSKPSDDPVTAQQILNLKARIAAGDQYGRNISNGIAWLTMGESAMSEMGNVLTRAKELTLQMVTGTNNPDAVTAGINELTQLKQQFLQMGNTQLNGKFIFGGFKNDTPAFDTTGNFLGTNDAMMVEVDRGAPIQINYSGADLLRGGTPPGSSGTDIVAAFDNLITALGSNDMTTAQNQITELDNGLSQILAFRTDIGARRNRLDAANSVIEDMKFSTTKIMSDKQDIDIMQVISDLSKQETAYQAAIAASAKVSQVSLLDYLT encoded by the coding sequence ATGCGCGTAACCCAGAACACGACGGCAAATCTTGTGGCGAACAACCTGCAGGTGATTCGCAGAAGAACGGAAGAGCTTGAGCAGCAGGCCTCCACGGGGCTCAAAGTGAGCAAGCCCAGTGATGACCCGGTGACTGCCCAGCAGATACTCAACCTCAAGGCACGGATTGCCGCCGGAGACCAGTACGGCAGGAACATCTCCAACGGAATCGCCTGGCTCACCATGGGTGAGTCGGCCATGTCCGAGATGGGGAACGTCCTTACCCGGGCCAAGGAGCTCACTCTCCAAATGGTCACCGGCACCAACAATCCTGACGCAGTCACCGCCGGCATCAACGAGCTGACGCAGCTGAAGCAGCAGTTCCTTCAGATGGGCAATACCCAGCTCAATGGCAAGTTCATCTTCGGCGGATTCAAGAACGACACCCCGGCGTTCGACACCACGGGAAACTTTCTCGGCACCAATGATGCCATGATGGTGGAGGTGGATAGGGGCGCTCCGATCCAGATCAACTACTCCGGCGCCGATCTCCTGAGGGGGGGGACTCCTCCGGGGAGTTCCGGCACCGACATCGTTGCCGCCTTCGACAACCTTATCACCGCCCTTGGCTCCAATGACATGACCACGGCGCAGAATCAGATTACCGAGCTTGATAACGGCCTTTCCCAGATTCTCGCATTCCGCACTGATATCGGGGCCCGAAGGAATCGCCTCGATGCGGCCAACAGCGTCATCGAGGATATGAAGTTCAGCACCACAAAAATCATGTCCGACAAGCAGGATATCGATATCATGCAGGTCATCAGTGACCTGTCCAAACAGGAGACGGCGTACCAGGCCGCCATTGCGGCCTCGGCTAAAGTATCCCAGGTTTCGCTTCTCGACTATCTCACGTAA
- the fliD gene encoding flagellar filament capping protein FliD has product MGTISFSGLASGIDTQSLITQLMYLERAPERLLQTKQTKLQSQIDLYKQIKTALTEFQSSAQSIKTSSTFKGVKAEIGDSSVLTASASSTAMEGVHTVEVTTLARSQRQVSVGYASASSLTFNTGSFTIDDGTGTVTTINIAEGQNSLNGIVAAINDSDANVTASIINDGSGTPYRLVVTGKDTKNYTIDFSGLSTAPAGGTGSLAPTLLGPGDPTYQAGTAASFKVDGVSITRTSNTVTDVLEGVTLSLLKEGSATSVAITNDADNVTEKINSFVKEFNDALTLINKQTVYDSTGKTSSALSGDATLRTVQTQLQRLITTPVSGVSSFSTLASIGITTDSKTGTLSVDATKLSDALKNDFEGVVDLFTHNGDTAGLADDQYGLAQQFNLVLDRFTHSYTEGSNLNGLIETRISGLTNSIKDIDKQIESMELRMEQREKVLTAKFTAMETLISTLSAQGSSMINAITSAAVSS; this is encoded by the coding sequence ATGGGAACAATAAGTTTCAGCGGGTTGGCAAGCGGCATCGATACCCAGTCGCTCATCACTCAGCTCATGTATCTGGAGCGTGCTCCTGAGCGGCTTCTTCAGACTAAACAGACAAAGCTCCAGAGTCAGATTGATCTGTATAAACAGATCAAAACGGCGTTGACAGAGTTCCAATCATCAGCTCAGAGTATAAAGACCAGCTCAACCTTTAAAGGGGTCAAGGCGGAGATTGGCGACAGTTCCGTTCTGACTGCATCGGCATCCAGTACGGCCATGGAGGGGGTGCATACCGTTGAGGTAACTACCCTTGCCCGTTCCCAGCGGCAGGTTTCAGTCGGTTATGCCAGTGCTTCGTCCCTCACCTTCAATACCGGGTCATTCACTATCGACGACGGGACGGGAACGGTTACAACCATAAATATCGCCGAAGGGCAGAACTCCCTTAACGGAATTGTTGCGGCGATCAACGATTCAGATGCAAACGTCACGGCTTCAATCATCAATGACGGTTCCGGCACGCCATATCGTTTGGTCGTGACAGGTAAAGACACCAAGAACTACACCATTGATTTCAGTGGCTTATCTACAGCTCCGGCCGGTGGTACCGGATCCCTTGCGCCGACACTGCTGGGGCCGGGCGATCCGACCTATCAGGCAGGAACTGCGGCGAGCTTCAAGGTTGACGGCGTCTCCATTACCCGAACCTCCAATACCGTAACTGATGTTCTTGAGGGAGTAACATTGTCCCTTCTCAAAGAGGGATCTGCCACGTCGGTTGCGATCACCAATGATGCCGATAACGTCACGGAGAAGATCAACAGCTTCGTTAAGGAATTCAACGATGCCCTGACGCTTATCAATAAACAGACAGTTTATGATTCCACCGGCAAGACAAGCAGTGCCCTGTCCGGCGACGCCACTCTGCGTACCGTCCAGACACAACTGCAGCGCTTGATTACTACCCCGGTTTCCGGAGTGAGCAGTTTTTCAACCCTGGCGTCCATCGGTATTACCACTGACTCGAAAACTGGAACTCTGTCCGTCGATGCAACCAAGCTTTCGGATGCCCTGAAGAATGATTTTGAGGGAGTGGTTGATCTTTTCACGCACAACGGCGACACTGCGGGGTTGGCGGATGATCAATATGGGCTCGCTCAGCAGTTCAATCTTGTTCTGGACCGGTTTACCCACAGCTACACCGAGGGGTCGAACCTGAACGGCCTCATTGAAACCAGGATTTCAGGGCTCACCAATAGTATAAAGGATATTGACAAGCAGATAGAATCCATGGAACTCCGCATGGAGCAGCGGGAAAAGGTCCTTACTGCAAAATTCACTGCCATGGAAACCCTGATCAGCACCCTGAGCGCACAGGGGAGCAGTATGATCAACGCTATAACATCTGCCGCTGTCAGCAGTTAG
- the csrA gene encoding carbon storage regulator CsrA — MLVLTRKMGETITIGDQIRIKVVEMKGNQVRLGIEAPGDMRIYREEIYLKVQKENQMAANWSLDDLENAVGFAGAGKE; from the coding sequence ATGCTGGTATTAACGAGAAAAATGGGCGAAACGATTACCATCGGCGATCAGATCCGGATCAAGGTGGTGGAGATGAAGGGAAACCAGGTGCGGCTCGGCATCGAGGCCCCCGGCGATATGCGCATCTACCGGGAGGAAATCTACCTCAAGGTCCAGAAGGAAAACCAGATGGCTGCCAATTGGAGCCTTGACGATCTTGAGAATGCCGTCGGTTTTGCCGGTGCCGGGAAGGAGTAA
- a CDS encoding flagellar protein FlgN: protein MAHVMTNLMEALHAREATMEEMLRLLAEEREAIISCDTERLHGATTLKLEVAASMKEIDGNCRQFMALEAARLGLADTATLSPIIARSTLRDKAELEELQEILTTLAAEIRRMTEENRRFLGSSLTTINRSLAFFKSRFTVSETYGGSGQMVERGANSSLLRKEI from the coding sequence ATGGCACATGTAATGACGAACCTGATGGAAGCGTTGCACGCCCGCGAAGCGACAATGGAGGAAATGCTCCGGCTGCTTGCGGAAGAGCGCGAGGCGATTATCAGCTGCGATACCGAACGGCTCCATGGAGCAACTACCTTAAAGCTCGAGGTGGCTGCCTCCATGAAGGAAATCGATGGCAATTGCCGTCAGTTCATGGCCCTCGAAGCTGCGCGCCTTGGCTTGGCCGATACCGCAACTCTCTCCCCCATAATCGCCCGCAGCACCCTTCGGGATAAGGCCGAGCTGGAGGAATTGCAGGAAATACTCACAACCCTTGCCGCTGAGATCCGCCGTATGACGGAAGAAAACCGGCGGTTCCTGGGGAGCTCCCTCACCACCATCAATCGCTCCCTTGCCTTTTTCAAGAGCCGGTTCACCGTTTCAGAAACCTATGGAGGTTCGGGACAAATGGTGGAGCGTGGCGCCAACTCAAGTTTACTCCGCAAGGAGATCTGA
- a CDS encoding 6-hydroxymethylpterin diphosphokinase MptE-like protein — translation MPKISTTLGPFLTNQFGDRYLYTVNRDAFNKVGSDTLYHTYFGDKLSAEYHFNIIIGTDSGMLVRYIIKSGIPIGSRFLFIELPDVLNALQESELLENLPSGVSVTTPELWREQAGDDEITDFVFLDSIFLHESLASADANLPDYRDVSWAVNQQLLKNIHRLQVASNSSPFILKQLENLPENRLAVSNTLHNIFSGRTAIVLAGGPSLNAAFPWLRENRDRLVVIAVSRISRILLDEGIIPHIVVSVDPQKISFEVSREMLNFANLPTPPILVNSFHISPLLLSQWQGKSVYSGPLFPWETHLNVNTLSFSGPTVSNYAFSLAVHMGCTTIVLAGVNFCYSAEGQTHASGSNENKVGPDLGRMVPRVETYGGAHADSNEGYLEALEEMIVQAEWATDLGCRIYNCSLNAAKIPHVEYKPLDELELPSTDLSTSDILSSSIPEASPRDRITHYRATSRELRRVRAKMQEILNLANDALRHCDGLFGRDGRKQDFRHKIHMDKIERRLDRSLGDYTKLVKQFGLKRFLAGLKGASNAEEMTDEQLETATRQYYETYVEGTENLIKLLDATAERIASRLEEEKDSPNFNVLTTQWEKDQQFGRVHTWSHRNPRAAASLTSAEKEKVRELETEFNRIMTEEETTQIKLLEMGHDVSLTRSKALLLFRRGAQSELEAMVLGLQKHPDQEKTLPYLHFVNGLLAELRDAPQEAVSHYENLFTDPPHALTEDTLLQFASLTMKHHDLDNSLLALECLSNISPSYLPPYGDLLKAAGRFEDAFDVYNRYLGFAPDDVTALLTLGLFCKEAGMNEPAIDLFRRVLTKAPDNSAALSLLQELESLPD, via the coding sequence ATGCCAAAAATCAGCACAACTCTTGGTCCATTTCTAACCAACCAGTTCGGCGACCGCTATCTCTACACAGTCAACCGCGACGCCTTTAACAAAGTCGGCTCCGATACCCTCTACCATACTTATTTTGGTGACAAGCTCTCGGCCGAGTACCATTTCAATATCATTATAGGCACAGATTCCGGCATGCTGGTCAGATACATCATCAAATCTGGAATACCTATAGGATCGCGCTTTCTTTTCATCGAGTTACCTGATGTCCTCAACGCCCTGCAAGAATCGGAACTGCTGGAGAACCTTCCCTCAGGAGTTTCCGTTACCACCCCCGAATTGTGGCGGGAACAGGCCGGCGACGATGAGATTACCGACTTCGTATTTCTGGATTCAATTTTCCTCCACGAATCTCTCGCCTCGGCCGATGCAAATCTCCCCGACTACCGGGATGTTTCCTGGGCTGTCAACCAACAGCTATTGAAAAATATCCACCGGTTACAGGTAGCCAGCAACAGTTCCCCGTTCATACTGAAACAGTTGGAAAACCTCCCGGAAAACCGGCTCGCCGTTTCCAATACCCTGCACAACATCTTCTCCGGCCGGACTGCAATCGTTCTGGCCGGTGGGCCATCGCTCAATGCAGCGTTCCCCTGGCTCAGGGAAAACCGCGATCGGCTCGTCGTAATTGCCGTTTCGCGTATCAGCCGGATACTTCTGGATGAAGGGATAATTCCCCACATAGTCGTATCGGTAGACCCCCAGAAGATCAGCTTTGAAGTAAGCAGAGAGATGCTCAATTTTGCCAATCTCCCCACGCCGCCCATTCTCGTCAACAGCTTCCATATATCCCCTCTTCTCCTCAGCCAATGGCAGGGGAAATCAGTATACAGCGGTCCCCTATTCCCCTGGGAAACCCACTTGAACGTCAACACCCTTTCCTTCAGCGGCCCCACCGTCAGCAACTATGCATTCTCCCTGGCGGTACACATGGGATGCACAACAATCGTTCTCGCAGGCGTCAACTTCTGCTACTCCGCGGAAGGGCAGACACACGCCTCCGGCAGTAACGAGAACAAGGTGGGACCGGACCTGGGGCGGATGGTTCCCCGTGTCGAAACCTATGGCGGAGCTCACGCGGACAGCAACGAAGGATATCTGGAAGCCCTTGAAGAAATGATTGTGCAGGCGGAATGGGCAACCGATCTCGGCTGCCGGATCTACAACTGTTCGCTCAATGCAGCAAAGATTCCACACGTGGAATACAAGCCCCTTGACGAACTGGAACTCCCCTCCACCGACTTGAGCACTAGCGACATACTGTCCTCATCCATTCCCGAAGCATCTCCCAGAGATCGAATCACCCACTACCGGGCCACCAGCAGGGAATTGAGGCGTGTCAGGGCCAAAATGCAGGAGATACTCAACTTGGCTAATGACGCTCTTCGGCACTGCGATGGGCTCTTCGGACGTGACGGCAGGAAACAGGATTTTCGGCACAAGATTCATATGGATAAGATCGAGCGCCGCCTTGACCGGAGTCTCGGCGACTACACGAAGCTGGTTAAGCAGTTCGGCCTCAAACGCTTCCTTGCCGGTCTCAAGGGGGCATCCAATGCAGAGGAAATGACCGATGAGCAACTCGAAACCGCTACCCGCCAGTACTATGAAACATACGTCGAGGGGACTGAAAACCTGATCAAACTTTTGGATGCTACGGCCGAAAGAATAGCCTCAAGACTGGAGGAAGAAAAGGATTCTCCCAATTTCAACGTTCTGACCACTCAATGGGAAAAGGATCAACAATTCGGGCGGGTTCATACCTGGAGCCATCGCAACCCTCGAGCTGCGGCGTCACTGACGTCCGCCGAAAAGGAAAAGGTGCGGGAACTCGAAACGGAATTCAACCGCATCATGACCGAGGAGGAAACAACGCAAATCAAATTGCTTGAAATGGGGCACGATGTCAGCCTTACCCGAAGCAAGGCGCTGCTCCTTTTCAGGCGGGGCGCACAGTCAGAACTCGAGGCCATGGTCCTTGGGCTCCAAAAGCACCCCGACCAGGAAAAGACACTCCCCTATCTCCATTTTGTCAACGGTCTCCTTGCGGAACTGCGGGATGCCCCCCAGGAAGCAGTTTCTCATTATGAAAACCTGTTCACCGACCCTCCCCATGCGCTGACGGAAGACACACTGCTGCAGTTCGCATCCCTTACAATGAAGCACCACGACCTGGACAACTCTCTCTTGGCCTTGGAGTGTCTCTCAAACATATCCCCCTCCTATCTCCCGCCCTATGGCGATCTGCTCAAGGCTGCGGGAAGATTCGAGGACGCTTTCGACGTTTACAACCGCTATCTGGGATTTGCGCCCGATGACGTTACTGCACTTCTCACCCTTGGCCTCTTCTGCAAAGAGGCGGGAATGAACGAACCTGCCATAGATCTCTTCCGGCGAGTACTCACCAAGGCCCCCGATAACAGCGCGGCACTCTCTCTACTTCAGGAGCTGGAATCTCTCCCGGACTGA